In Sphingomonas sp. PAMC26645, one DNA window encodes the following:
- the glpK gene encoding glycerol kinase GlpK encodes MPNDVTDLILVIDEGTTSTRAMLFATDGRCIASEARALDQTYPRAGWVEHDAAEIWRKTLRVTAAMVAQAGGAHRIAGVGITNQRETIVFWDRATGQPLAPAIVWQDRRTAAICRDLREKGHEEEVQAKTGLLLDPYFSASKIGWAMREWPQLADAGARLAIGTVDSWLIWKLTGGLHVTDATNASRTALMDVHTGDWDDGLCALFGVPRTALPEIVDCAGRFGETTAFGAAIQVCGIAGDQQAAAIGQACLAPGQTKATFGTGAFILTHAGATPPTSGHRMLSTVAWQLGGERAYALEGSVFVAGSLVQWLRDTLGLIGTAAETEALARSVPDTGGVYLVPALSGLGAPWWEPDARASISGLSFATGKAHVARAALEAMAYQAHDLMTAFAADGIDWHSLRIDGGMVANDWMAQDMADLLGIEVERPKFAETTALGAAMLAGVGAGLFGGLEEATAMRGAVETFTPSLEEDERQARLAGWKAAVDAVVAGSKR; translated from the coding sequence ATGCCGAACGACGTCACCGATCTAATTCTCGTCATTGACGAGGGCACCACCTCCACCCGCGCCATGCTTTTTGCGACCGACGGCCGCTGCATCGCCAGCGAAGCCCGCGCGCTCGACCAGACATACCCGCGCGCGGGCTGGGTAGAGCATGACGCGGCCGAGATCTGGCGCAAGACACTCCGCGTGACCGCGGCGATGGTCGCGCAGGCAGGCGGCGCGCACCGGATCGCCGGGGTCGGCATCACCAACCAGCGCGAGACGATCGTCTTCTGGGACCGCGCGACCGGCCAACCGCTCGCGCCCGCAATCGTCTGGCAGGACAGGCGTACCGCCGCGATCTGCCGGGACTTGCGCGAGAAGGGTCACGAGGAGGAGGTTCAGGCCAAGACCGGCTTGCTCCTCGACCCATATTTTTCCGCCTCGAAGATCGGCTGGGCCATGCGGGAGTGGCCCCAACTCGCCGACGCGGGAGCGCGCCTTGCGATCGGCACGGTCGACAGCTGGCTGATCTGGAAACTGACCGGCGGGTTGCACGTGACGGACGCGACCAACGCCTCGCGCACCGCCTTAATGGACGTGCATACCGGCGACTGGGACGATGGGCTCTGCGCGCTGTTCGGCGTGCCGCGCACGGCGTTGCCAGAGATCGTCGACTGCGCCGGACGGTTCGGCGAGACGACCGCGTTCGGCGCGGCGATCCAGGTCTGCGGCATCGCTGGCGACCAGCAGGCCGCGGCGATAGGCCAGGCCTGCCTCGCACCCGGGCAGACCAAGGCGACGTTCGGAACGGGCGCGTTCATCCTCACCCATGCCGGCGCGACGCCGCCGACATCGGGGCACCGGATGCTCTCGACGGTCGCATGGCAGTTGGGCGGCGAGCGCGCCTATGCGCTGGAGGGATCGGTGTTCGTCGCCGGCAGCCTCGTCCAGTGGCTTCGCGACACGCTCGGCCTGATCGGCACGGCCGCCGAAACCGAAGCACTCGCCCGCAGCGTGCCCGACACCGGCGGCGTGTATCTCGTGCCCGCGCTCAGCGGCCTCGGCGCACCGTGGTGGGAGCCGGACGCGCGCGCGAGCATCTCGGGACTGAGCTTCGCCACTGGCAAGGCGCATGTGGCCCGCGCGGCGCTGGAGGCGATGGCGTACCAGGCGCATGACCTGATGACCGCCTTCGCCGCTGACGGCATCGACTGGCACAGCCTGCGAATCGACGGCGGCATGGTCGCCAACGACTGGATGGCGCAGGACATGGCGGATTTGCTGGGGATCGAGGTCGAGCGGCCGAAATTTGCGGAGACGACCGCGTTGGGCGCGGCGATGCTGGCTGGGGTAGGTGCGGGGCTGTTCGGAGGGCTGGAGGAGGCGACGGCTATGCGCGGCGCGGTCGAGACGTTCACGCCGTCGCTGGAAGAGGACGAGCGGCAGGCGCGACTGGCGGGATGGAAGGCTGCGGTCGATGCGGTCGTCGCAGGGTCTAAGCGCTAG
- a CDS encoding class I adenylate-forming enzyme family protein, translating into MSLADAERLLTAPGAKFEMEVLTIDGIETRIWKNAPPSLRWLAEAARAHGERVFTAYEDERVTYEANFRAIAVLAHRLREMGIGPGDRVALAMRNLPEWPVAFFAGASIGAIMVPLNAWWTGAEMEYGLADSGARVLITDDERHHRLEAAYATLPALEHVFVARAAEPLTGIVTRLEDVIGTPHDWAALPDVGLPEATIAPDDDATIFYTSGTTGAPKGALGTHRNMMSNILSGGYSSARSFLRRGEAPPEPTPRVTLTVIPLFHVTACSAGMMGVIATGSTMIFMRKWDTIRAMEIIEREKVNITGGVPTIAWQLLEHPDRGRYDLSSLESIAYGGAPAAPELVKRIHAEFGAMPGNGWGMTETMATVTHHGGEDYLNRPTSAGPPVAAADLKIMADDGLTEMPLGEVGELWARGPMIVKGYWNKPDATAATFVDGWVRTGDLARLDDEGFCYIVDRAKDMIIRGGENIYSSEVENVLYAHPAVTDAALIGIPHRILGEEPAAVVHLAPGAVTTEAELQSWVRQHLAAFKTPVAVRFVHETLPRNANGKILKKDLQVLFEHRVGVVA; encoded by the coding sequence ATGTCGCTCGCCGATGCCGAGCGACTCCTGACCGCGCCCGGCGCGAAGTTCGAGATGGAGGTTTTGACGATCGACGGGATCGAGACGCGCATCTGGAAGAACGCGCCGCCGTCGCTCAGGTGGCTGGCCGAGGCGGCGCGAGCGCATGGCGAGCGGGTGTTCACCGCGTATGAGGACGAGCGCGTCACCTACGAGGCGAACTTTCGGGCGATCGCCGTGCTGGCGCACCGGTTGCGCGAGATGGGTATCGGTCCCGGCGACCGCGTCGCGCTGGCGATGCGCAACCTGCCCGAATGGCCGGTCGCGTTCTTTGCAGGCGCGAGCATCGGCGCGATCATGGTGCCGCTCAATGCGTGGTGGACCGGCGCGGAGATGGAATACGGCCTCGCCGATTCGGGCGCGCGCGTGCTGATCACCGACGACGAGCGGCATCACCGGCTGGAGGCGGCCTACGCGACGCTGCCGGCGCTGGAGCACGTGTTCGTCGCGCGCGCCGCGGAGCCGCTGACCGGGATCGTCACGCGGCTGGAGGACGTGATCGGCACGCCGCATGACTGGGCTGCGTTGCCTGACGTTGGCCTGCCGGAGGCGACGATCGCACCCGACGACGATGCGACGATCTTCTACACCAGCGGCACCACCGGCGCACCGAAGGGGGCGCTCGGCACGCACCGCAACATGATGTCGAACATCCTGTCGGGCGGCTATTCGTCGGCGCGCTCGTTCCTGCGACGTGGCGAGGCGCCGCCCGAGCCAACGCCTCGCGTGACCTTGACCGTGATTCCGCTGTTCCACGTTACCGCCTGCTCGGCGGGGATGATGGGGGTGATCGCGACGGGCAGCACGATGATCTTCATGCGGAAATGGGACACGATCCGCGCGATGGAGATCATCGAGCGCGAGAAGGTCAACATCACCGGTGGAGTGCCGACCATTGCCTGGCAGTTGCTCGAACACCCTGACCGTGGCCGTTACGACCTCTCGTCGCTCGAATCGATCGCCTATGGCGGCGCGCCCGCTGCCCCCGAACTGGTGAAGCGCATCCATGCCGAGTTTGGCGCGATGCCCGGCAATGGCTGGGGCATGACCGAGACGATGGCGACCGTCACGCATCACGGCGGCGAGGACTACCTCAACCGCCCGACCAGCGCGGGGCCACCAGTCGCGGCTGCCGACCTGAAGATCATGGCGGACGACGGCCTGACGGAGATGCCTCTGGGCGAGGTCGGCGAACTTTGGGCACGCGGCCCGATGATCGTGAAGGGCTATTGGAACAAGCCCGACGCAACCGCCGCGACCTTCGTCGACGGCTGGGTCCGGACCGGCGACCTCGCCCGCCTCGACGACGAAGGATTCTGCTACATTGTCGACCGCGCCAAGGACATGATTATCCGCGGCGGCGAGAACATCTACTCCAGCGAAGTAGAGAACGTCCTATACGCTCACCCCGCAGTGACCGACGCGGCGCTGATTGGTATTCCACATCGTATTTTGGGGGAGGAGCCCGCAGCGGTGGTGCACCTCGCGCCGGGTGCGGTGACAACCGAGGCGGAATTGCAGAGCTGGGTGCGGCAACATCTAGCAGCGTTCAAGACGCCGGTCGCCGTGCGCTTCGTGCACGAGACTCTGCCGCGCAATGCCAATGGGAAAATCTTGAAGAAGGATCTGCAGGTGTTGTTCGAGCATCGGGTGGGGGTGGTGGCTTAG
- a CDS encoding serine hydrolase domain-containing protein, producing MKIAEPAAHGFDASRLAAIDTLLQTRYVDSGKLPNAQLLIARDGEIVHFSNAGAAREGGKSVDEGSLFRIASMTKPITSVAFMMLVEQGLVAVDTPVHHVLPEFKDIGVYDGGGGGVPFVTRPTAEPMRMIDLLRHTSGLTYSFQNRSNVDAAYREGKIEGWHGGYDLDGFIGALGKIPLEFSPGTAWNYSVATDVLGAVVQRVSGLPLDQFFKERIFAPLKMDDTFFQVPADKLNRLTDCYTLAPGKGRVMYDRGAESAWSRQPKLVSGGGGLVSTALDYHRFNTMLLNGGELDGARILGRKTLDLMTQNHLPGKSDLAAMSKSLFSEASNAGTGFGLGFAITDDVAKTMVPGSKGEFYWGGMFSTAFFVDPVERLSMVFMTQLSPSSFYPIRRELKTMIYAAMT from the coding sequence GTGAAAATCGCTGAACCTGCCGCGCACGGCTTCGATGCGAGCCGATTGGCGGCGATCGATACGCTGCTCCAGACCCGCTACGTTGATTCGGGCAAGCTGCCGAATGCGCAGTTGCTGATCGCGCGCGACGGCGAGATCGTCCATTTCTCGAACGCGGGCGCGGCGCGCGAAGGCGGCAAGAGCGTCGACGAAGGATCGCTGTTCCGGATCGCGTCGATGACCAAACCGATCACCTCGGTCGCGTTCATGATGCTGGTCGAGCAGGGCCTCGTCGCGGTCGATACGCCGGTCCACCACGTGCTGCCCGAGTTCAAGGATATCGGCGTCTATGATGGCGGTGGCGGCGGCGTGCCGTTCGTGACCAGGCCGACGGCCGAGCCGATGCGGATGATCGACCTGCTCCGGCATACCTCGGGGCTGACGTATAGTTTCCAGAACCGGTCGAACGTCGATGCCGCCTACCGCGAGGGCAAGATCGAAGGCTGGCATGGCGGGTATGACCTCGACGGGTTCATCGGCGCACTGGGGAAGATCCCGCTGGAATTTTCGCCCGGCACCGCGTGGAATTATTCGGTCGCGACCGATGTGCTCGGCGCGGTCGTGCAGCGCGTGTCGGGCCTGCCGCTCGATCAGTTCTTCAAAGAGCGCATCTTCGCGCCGCTGAAGATGGACGACACCTTCTTCCAGGTCCCTGCCGACAAGCTCAATCGTCTCACCGATTGCTACACGCTCGCGCCCGGCAAGGGCCGCGTGATGTACGATCGCGGGGCGGAGAGCGCATGGAGCCGGCAGCCGAAGCTCGTGTCCGGCGGCGGTGGGCTCGTCTCGACCGCGCTCGATTACCACCGTTTCAACACGATGCTGCTCAACGGTGGCGAACTCGACGGCGCGCGCATCCTCGGACGCAAGACGCTCGACCTGATGACGCAGAATCATCTCCCCGGAAAATCCGATCTCGCGGCGATGTCGAAGTCGCTGTTCAGCGAGGCCTCGAACGCGGGTACCGGCTTCGGGCTCGGGTTCGCGATCACGGACGACGTCGCGAAGACGATGGTGCCGGGGTCGAAGGGCGAGTTCTACTGGGGCGGAATGTTCTCGACCGCGTTCTTCGTCGATCCCGTCGAGCGCCTGTCGATGGTGTTCATGACGCAGCTTTCGCCGAGCAGTTTCTATCCCATCCGTCGCGAGCTGAAGACAATGATCTACGCGGCGATGACCTGA
- a CDS encoding 3-hydroxyacyl-CoA dehydrogenase NAD-binding domain-containing protein yields the protein MTPSTNTGPIRTERHDDVLVIISNNPPVNALGAAVRQGLEAAIKDGVNDDSITAMVIRCDGRTFFAGADITEFGKEMVEPGLPTVVDMIEASSKPVVAAIHGTALGGGCEVTLGCHYRVAVPSAKIGTPEVKLGLLPGAGGTQRIPRIAGVKLALEMTAKGDPISAKKALDAGLIDKIVGEDSLEADAVAFAREIATKRPLPRASEKTAQADPDAVAAFKKENARRFRNFDAPAANIACVEKAADGSSFEDGIAFERQEFMKLMMGVQSAAQRHIFFAERQAAKIDDVPADTKLREIKRVGVIGAGTMGGGISMNFLSAGIPVTIVEMQQEALDRGTGVVRKNYEATAAKGRMKPEQVEQAMGALKPTLDFADLAECDLIIEAVYETMEVKKEIFTKLDAIAKPGAILASNTSYLDIDAIAACTKRPQDVVGMHFFSPANVMKLLEVVRGDKTADDVLATVMALAKKIKKVAVVAGVTYGFIGNRMLMPRQVEATKLLLEGASPEQIDKVHVAFGMPMGPFQMSDLAGVDIGWHRDPSRIENIRDALAAENRWGQKTKAGFYDYDEKRTPSNSARVTEIIDDFRKKSGVTPREISDEEIVVRTLYTMVNEGALILEEGKAQRASDVDVVWIYGYGWPVYRGGPMFWAQSEGLAKVVAGLEKYGFPVAKSLKDAAASGGRLK from the coding sequence ATGACCCCGTCGACGAACACTGGCCCGATCCGCACCGAACGCCATGACGACGTGCTCGTCATCATCTCGAACAACCCTCCCGTCAACGCGCTCGGCGCCGCGGTCCGCCAGGGTCTCGAAGCGGCGATCAAGGACGGCGTGAACGACGACAGCATCACCGCGATGGTGATCCGCTGCGACGGCCGCACGTTCTTCGCGGGTGCCGACATCACCGAGTTCGGCAAGGAGATGGTCGAGCCCGGCTTGCCCACCGTCGTCGACATGATCGAGGCCTCGTCGAAGCCCGTCGTCGCGGCGATCCACGGCACCGCACTCGGCGGCGGCTGCGAAGTCACGCTCGGCTGCCATTACCGCGTCGCCGTTCCCTCGGCGAAGATCGGCACGCCCGAAGTGAAGCTTGGCCTGCTCCCCGGCGCAGGCGGCACGCAGCGTATCCCGCGCATCGCCGGTGTGAAGCTCGCGCTGGAAATGACCGCGAAGGGCGATCCGATCTCGGCCAAGAAGGCACTCGATGCCGGTCTGATCGACAAGATCGTCGGCGAGGACTCGCTCGAAGCCGATGCCGTTGCGTTCGCGCGCGAGATCGCGACCAAGCGCCCCCTGCCCCGCGCGTCCGAGAAAACCGCGCAGGCCGATCCCGACGCGGTCGCCGCGTTCAAGAAGGAGAATGCGCGGCGTTTCCGTAACTTCGACGCGCCGGCCGCGAACATCGCCTGCGTCGAGAAAGCCGCGGATGGCTCCAGCTTCGAGGACGGCATCGCGTTCGAACGCCAGGAGTTCATGAAGCTCATGATGGGCGTGCAGTCTGCAGCCCAGCGCCACATCTTCTTCGCCGAACGCCAGGCCGCCAAGATCGACGACGTTCCGGCCGACACCAAGCTTCGCGAGATCAAGCGCGTCGGCGTGATCGGCGCGGGCACGATGGGCGGCGGCATCTCGATGAACTTCCTGTCCGCGGGCATCCCGGTCACGATCGTCGAGATGCAGCAGGAGGCGCTCGACCGCGGCACCGGCGTCGTACGCAAGAATTACGAAGCGACCGCCGCCAAAGGCCGGATGAAGCCCGAGCAGGTCGAGCAGGCAATGGGTGCGCTGAAGCCAACGCTCGACTTCGCCGATCTGGCGGAATGCGACCTGATCATCGAGGCGGTGTACGAGACGATGGAGGTGAAGAAGGAGATTTTCACCAAGCTCGACGCGATCGCCAAGCCGGGCGCGATCCTGGCCTCGAACACGTCGTATCTCGACATCGATGCGATCGCGGCGTGCACCAAGCGGCCGCAGGACGTGGTCGGCATGCACTTCTTCTCGCCCGCCAACGTGATGAAGTTGCTCGAGGTCGTGCGCGGCGACAAGACCGCGGACGATGTGCTGGCGACCGTCATGGCGCTCGCGAAGAAGATCAAGAAGGTCGCTGTCGTTGCCGGCGTTACGTACGGGTTCATCGGCAACCGCATGCTGATGCCCCGGCAGGTCGAGGCGACCAAGCTGCTGCTGGAAGGCGCGAGCCCGGAGCAGATCGACAAGGTCCATGTCGCGTTCGGGATGCCGATGGGGCCGTTCCAGATGAGCGATCTCGCGGGCGTCGACATCGGCTGGCATCGCGATCCGAGCCGGATCGAGAACATCCGCGATGCGCTGGCGGCGGAGAATCGCTGGGGCCAGAAGACCAAGGCCGGCTTTTACGATTACGACGAGAAGCGGACGCCGTCGAACTCGGCGCGGGTCACGGAGATCATCGACGATTTCCGCAAGAAATCCGGCGTGACGCCGCGCGAGATCAGCGACGAGGAGATCGTCGTGCGGACGCTCTACACGATGGTGAACGAAGGCGCGCTGATCCTCGAAGAGGGCAAGGCACAGCGCGCGTCGGACGTCGATGTGGTGTGGATCTATGGATATGGCTGGCCGGTGTACCGCGGCGGGCCGATGTTCTGGGCGCAGTCCGAGGGCTTGGCCAAGGTTGTCGCGGGGCTCGAGAAATACGGGTTCCCGGTGGCGAAGTCGCTAAAGGACGCGGCGGCATCGGGCGGTCGGCTGAAGTGA
- a CDS encoding amidase family protein yields the protein MERSALQTAAAIRAGETTALAECDAAIARIEARDGAINAVVIRDFARAREAARVLDAEAPDDRPLFGVPMTVKESFDVAGLPTSWGVGVHRDNIVDRDAVAVTRLKAAGAVILGKTNVPVRLSDWQADNPIHGRTNHPIDPTLTPGGSSGGAAAALASGMVPLELGSDIGGSIRVPAAFCGVWGHKPTYGALSDLGHRVPGTDGASAALGVIGPLARNPEDLAVALAILADIPLPRATVDLARPRILLLTAHPSARVDSSIVGAIGRVGDALAAAGAIISSAPPPIDLAAQHADYMRMLGIAMTRGGPARDGKVATLSHWFDLLDSQARMQRAWGALFEQFDAVIAPASGVNAFPHIAERNVARRTLSIDSEDTPFGVQFAWAGLATFPNLPATSVPVGTDPRSLPIGVQVITNRYRDHDAIAVAALCNRLSRS from the coding sequence ATGGAACGGTCTGCGCTCCAGACGGCGGCGGCGATCCGTGCGGGCGAGACGACCGCGCTCGCCGAGTGCGACGCCGCGATCGCGCGGATCGAGGCGCGCGACGGTGCGATCAACGCCGTCGTCATCCGCGATTTTGCGCGGGCGCGAGAGGCGGCGCGGGTACTCGATGCGGAGGCTCCGGACGACCGGCCGCTGTTCGGCGTACCGATGACGGTCAAGGAATCGTTCGACGTTGCCGGCTTGCCGACCAGCTGGGGCGTCGGGGTCCACCGCGACAACATCGTCGACCGGGATGCGGTCGCCGTCACGCGACTGAAGGCGGCGGGCGCGGTGATCCTCGGCAAGACCAACGTGCCGGTGCGGTTGAGCGACTGGCAGGCGGACAACCCAATCCATGGCCGGACGAATCATCCCATCGATCCGACGCTGACACCCGGCGGATCGTCGGGTGGTGCCGCGGCGGCGCTCGCGTCGGGGATGGTACCGCTCGAGCTCGGCTCCGACATCGGCGGCTCGATCCGCGTGCCGGCCGCGTTCTGTGGCGTCTGGGGGCACAAGCCGACCTATGGCGCCTTGTCCGATCTCGGCCACCGCGTGCCCGGCACCGATGGGGCGAGTGCGGCTCTCGGCGTGATCGGACCGCTCGCGCGCAATCCCGAGGATCTGGCCGTTGCGCTGGCCATCCTCGCCGACATCCCCTTGCCGCGCGCGACCGTCGACTTAGCCCGACCACGCATCCTGCTGCTCACCGCGCATCCCTCGGCACGCGTCGATTCGTCGATCGTCGGCGCGATCGGGCGCGTCGGCGATGCCCTCGCCGCGGCCGGCGCCATCATTTCAAGCGCACCCCCGCCGATCGACCTCGCTGCTCAGCACGCCGACTATATGCGGATGCTCGGCATCGCGATGACCCGCGGCGGACCTGCGCGCGACGGCAAGGTCGCGACGTTGTCGCACTGGTTCGACCTGCTCGATTCGCAGGCGCGGATGCAACGCGCCTGGGGTGCGCTGTTCGAGCAGTTCGACGCGGTGATCGCGCCGGCGAGCGGCGTTAACGCCTTCCCGCACATCGCCGAGCGCAACGTCGCGCGGCGCACGCTGTCGATCGACAGCGAGGATACCCCGTTCGGCGTCCAGTTCGCCTGGGCAGGCCTCGCCACCTTCCCCAATCTCCCCGCGACCAGCGTGCCCGTCGGGACCGACCCGCGCAGCCTGCCGATCGGCGTGCAGGTCATCACCAACCGTTACCGCGACCACGACGCGATCGCCGTCGCCGCGCTGTGCAATCGACTAAGCAGGAGCTGA
- a CDS encoding acyl-CoA dehydrogenase family protein, translating into MSDLDTFRSETRAWLAENCPPEMRKPVRSEDDVCWGGRQFKPSSPAQKDWLDKMAAKGWTVPDWPKAYGGGGLSPAETKILREEMAAIKARNPLNSFGISMLGPALLKYGTEEQKLDHLTKIARGEIRWCQGYSEPNAGSDLAGLATSAEDKGDHYLVNGQKVWTSYADKADWIFCLVRTDKTSKQGGISFVLFDMASPGVSTKPILLISGNSPFCETFFDNVEVPKVNRVYEENKGWDVAKYLLGHEREMISGMGLGLSGGNPLIDGAIATVGLGHDGRLADPLLRASIALFEVRAKAFGAMSERFIDELKAGKAHPAQPSMMKYYGTELNKGRYELMMAAGGSDALEWDSDRSRGGAIPRSWLRTKANSIEGGTSEIQLNIIAKRILELPA; encoded by the coding sequence ATGTCCGACCTCGATACTTTCCGGTCCGAAACGCGTGCGTGGCTCGCGGAGAATTGCCCGCCCGAGATGCGCAAACCGGTGCGCTCGGAGGACGACGTCTGCTGGGGCGGGCGCCAGTTCAAGCCGTCGTCGCCGGCGCAGAAAGATTGGCTCGACAAGATGGCTGCCAAGGGCTGGACCGTGCCGGATTGGCCCAAGGCGTATGGCGGCGGCGGTTTGTCGCCCGCCGAGACCAAGATCCTGCGTGAAGAGATGGCGGCAATAAAGGCGCGCAACCCGCTCAATTCGTTCGGGATTTCGATGCTCGGGCCGGCGTTGCTGAAATACGGTACCGAGGAGCAGAAGCTCGACCACCTCACCAAGATCGCGCGGGGCGAGATCCGCTGGTGCCAGGGCTATTCGGAGCCGAATGCGGGGTCCGACCTTGCCGGGCTCGCGACCTCGGCGGAGGACAAGGGCGACCATTATCTCGTCAACGGGCAGAAGGTGTGGACGTCCTATGCCGACAAGGCCGACTGGATCTTCTGCCTCGTCCGGACCGACAAGACGTCGAAGCAGGGCGGGATCAGCTTCGTGCTGTTCGACATGGCCTCGCCCGGCGTGTCGACCAAGCCGATCCTGCTGATCAGCGGCAATTCGCCGTTCTGCGAGACGTTCTTCGACAATGTCGAGGTGCCCAAGGTCAACCGCGTCTACGAGGAGAACAAGGGCTGGGACGTCGCGAAATATCTGCTTGGGCATGAGCGCGAGATGATCTCGGGGATGGGGCTGGGGTTGAGCGGCGGGAATCCGCTGATCGACGGCGCGATCGCGACCGTCGGGCTTGGGCATGACGGGCGTCTTGCCGATCCCTTGTTGCGCGCGTCGATCGCTCTGTTCGAGGTTCGGGCTAAGGCGTTCGGGGCGATGTCCGAGCGGTTCATCGACGAGTTGAAGGCGGGCAAGGCGCACCCTGCCCAGCCGAGCATGATGAAATATTACGGCACCGAGCTGAACAAGGGCCGGTACGAATTGATGATGGCGGCGGGCGGATCGGATGCGCTCGAATGGGACAGCGATCGGTCGCGTGGCGGTGCGATCCCGCGGTCGTGGCTGCGCACCAAGGCGAACTCGATCGAGGGCGGGACGAGCGAGATCCAGCTCAACATCATTGCCAAGCGGATCTTGGAATTGCCTGCCTGA
- a CDS encoding acyl-CoA dehydrogenase, translated as MPLYLDDDQTVLQDTIRDFVAEHAPVSHMRALRDADDKTGFSRDLWKQFAEMGFNGILIGEDQGGLGLGHVEAGVVLEEIGRNLSPSPFLSTAVAAVEALKGTAQAERWFPGIIAGETVAALAIDEGAKHRDTVAMTAERSGNGFKLTGAKRFVTHGHTADLIIVAARTGGSADDTDGITLFAVPKDAAGLTANAERLADSSLAARLEFEGVEVDADAVIGEVDAGRTPLDRLLRAGRTGASAELLGVGGGAMDMTIGYMKERKQFGTLIGSFQALQHRAAHLYSEMEVARAAVLKAQQLLDLGSDRADEAVSVAKAMTALATTLSVQEGVQMHGGIGMTDEYDIGFYMKRARVLAEMFGDANFHADRLAVAAGY; from the coding sequence ATGCCACTGTATCTAGACGACGACCAGACCGTCCTTCAGGACACCATTCGCGATTTCGTCGCGGAGCACGCGCCCGTGAGCCACATGCGCGCGTTGCGCGATGCCGACGACAAGACCGGTTTTTCGCGCGACCTGTGGAAGCAGTTCGCGGAGATGGGCTTTAACGGCATCCTGATCGGTGAGGACCAGGGCGGGCTCGGGCTCGGGCATGTCGAGGCGGGCGTGGTGCTGGAGGAAATCGGCCGCAACCTGTCCCCCTCCCCGTTCCTCTCCACCGCGGTCGCGGCGGTCGAGGCTTTGAAGGGCACGGCTCAGGCCGAACGCTGGTTCCCCGGTATCATCGCCGGCGAGACCGTGGCGGCACTCGCGATCGACGAGGGCGCCAAGCACCGCGACACCGTCGCGATGACCGCCGAACGCTCGGGCAACGGGTTCAAGCTGACCGGCGCCAAGCGGTTCGTCACGCACGGCCACACCGCCGACCTGATCATCGTCGCCGCGCGCACCGGTGGCAGCGCCGACGACACGGACGGCATCACGCTGTTCGCCGTACCGAAGGATGCCGCAGGACTGACGGCAAACGCCGAACGCCTCGCGGATTCGAGCTTGGCCGCGCGGCTCGAGTTCGAGGGCGTCGAGGTCGATGCGGATGCGGTCATCGGTGAGGTCGACGCTGGGCGTACACCGCTCGATCGCCTTCTGCGCGCAGGGCGGACCGGGGCGTCGGCGGAACTGCTCGGTGTGGGCGGCGGCGCAATGGACATGACGATCGGCTACATGAAGGAGCGCAAGCAGTTCGGGACGCTGATCGGCAGTTTTCAGGCGCTCCAGCACCGTGCCGCTCATCTGTATTCGGAGATGGAGGTGGCGCGGGCCGCCGTCCTCAAGGCGCAGCAACTGCTCGATCTAGGCAGCGACCGCGCGGACGAGGCGGTGTCGGTGGCGAAGGCGATGACCGCGCTGGCGACGACGCTTAGCGTGCAGGAGGGCGTGCAGATGCATGGCGGCATCGGCATGACCGACGAATACGACATCGGCTTCTATATGAAGCGCGCGCGGGTGCTGGCCGAGATGTTCGGGGATGCGAACTTCCATGCAGACCGGCTGGCGGTAGCGGCGGGGTATTGA